The Devosia sp. genome segment AGCACTATGTTGCTCGCCAAAAGTCACACCACGCATTCAGCACGGGCACCCGGCCCGACGTTGACGATCTATTGTCGGGCGCGCCATTCATGAGCGACGACATCAGGATCGATGCGCGTTCGTGGGCGGAGTTCATGCTGCGAGACGCCGCCGAATTGCGGGCCTATCAGTCCATGGTGCGCGACACAGGCTGCAGCGTGAATCTGCGCCGCGCATTGAGGGCGTTGCGCGACAGCGTAAGCCTGCAGACGGTTGCGCCGGTCGAGCAAGCGGCGCGGGCAGTAAGCGACGACGATGCGATCACTCGCATGCTCGTCTACAGATCGTGTCTGCGCGATGAAGCTGCTCGCCGCGAGCTGTCGAAGATCGCCGGCGAAACTCAATACGGCCACAGCAGCTACATGCAGGCGCAGCGCAATGCAGTGTCGATCGGGCTTGTGCACAGCTACAGCTGCCGCTCAATGCGAGATTACCACTCGCGCGGCCGGCACTGGATCGCCAGCCAAGCCGCCGTGCTGGAAGACCTGCGCCTCGCCGCCCTCGAAGCGAAGGCAGCGGAGTTGCTCGGGCAGCTCGTCGGAAAGACAAAGTCGAAAATGGACGAGGACCGCGAGTGGATCGATCGTGTCATCGGCGAGGACCGTGGCGAGATCGCGGAGACTTTGCCGCCGCGCGAGACCTTCGGCATCGTCGTGGTGCCTGCGCTGCCGGAGGGCGGGACGTCGTGGCGCAAGGAAATCGTCAAGAGCTGGCACTCTCTCGCCGGCACTCGTTTGCCTGCGGTCCATCGCGGAGATATCGCTGGGCATCGCCGTTCGCTGGTCGAACGCTGGCCGCATGCCGACGATCTGATCGACATCATCCTTGGCGACCTCGCCGCCACCCCAGCCGTGCGCTTCCGACCGACCCTGCTCGTCGGGTCCCCGGGGTCAGGCAAGTCGAGCTTCGCCCGCGCCATTTTCGACACCGTGGGCCTGCCTTGCGAGTTGCAGTCGTTCGCCGGCCTGCATGACGCTGCGTTGATGGGCACGTCTGCCCAGTGGTCCAGCGCTCGCGAAAGCGCGCCGCTGCAGCTCATCAAGCGGTCGGGCAAGGCATCGGTGGGCATCATCTGGGACGAAATCGAAAAGGCCTCGAGCGACCGCCGCAATGGCGCGCCGGCTGATGCCCTTCTGCCAATGCTCGAAGTCGACCAAGCCCGAGCGTATCGCGACCTCTGTCTCGAAGTCGAAGTCGATCTGTCGCTCGTCAGCCATTTCGCGACGGCGAACAGCCTCGAAGGCGTGCCGGCCCCAGTCCGCGACCGCATGCGGATTCTCACGATGCCGGAACCAGGCTGGGAGCACCTGGGCACGCTGTCGAGGCAAATCGTCGATCGCATCGCTCGCGAGCGCGGCGTCGATAGCAGATGGTTCGCGCCGCTGGCTGAAGACGAGATGGACCTCGTTCGGCAGGCGTGGCCGGGCGGGTCTCTGAGGCAGCTCAGCCGCATCATCACGACGCTGCTCGACGGCCGCGATCGGCTGATCGGGAGGTGCTGATGGACGATCTCATGAAGCGCCTCATGTCGTTGGCAGTGTTGAGCGGCATCACGCCGCGACCGTCCGAGCGCGAGTTGGACGCGGCACCGGTGCTGTCGAACTGGTCGCTGGCGCGCGTGCCTGGTGATGCCGGATTGGCATTGGTGGGCAGCGTGGTGGGGCATCCGCGCCTCGGCGACAGGCCGGCGATCGTCACGTCCGAGCTGATCGCTTTCTATCCGGCTGACGGATGGGCGCGCACACGGTCGCGGGTCTATCGGCTCGCCCCGCAGGATGGGGGGCGCGATGGTCATCCGTGAAAGCGACCGCCGCCTCGCGCGCGGGGCCTATCAAGTCGCCGTTGGCATGATCGGCCAGCGCGATCCGTCCGTCGCGGACATCGCCGCGGCGGCGCTGGAGCACCCGTCGCCAATCACTGTCCGCGCACCGCTGTCTGCAGGTGCCGGCAAGCCATGGTTGCCGATGTTGCTCGAAGCGCTGGCGCAGGTCGGCGTGGCCGGCGCCGAAGACGTTCTGAAAGGAGAATGACATGCACTACGACGACATCATCATCAGAAACAGTGCGCAGTGTCTGAGCTGCGGCGACGAAATCGAATCCACGCACGGTCATGATTTCCGTTCGTGCAGCTGCGGCAATCTCTGCGTCGACGGCGGGAAGCAATACCTGCGGCGCGTTTTTAAGCCCGGAGCGCTGTGGCGGGACACGTCGATCACACGACCGCGCGAGGGCGGCGAATGAGCAGTTGGGCAGACAATGAAAGCGCTCTCGACCGTGCGCGCGAGCTGCTGGCCAATCGCTATCCGAACTCGTTCCCCGCGATCATCGACACGTTCGACATCGCATATTGCGGCTGGGAATGCGACTATATGGGGGCGCTGATCACAGTCGACGGCGTGCCCGAGATCGTCGTCATTGATCGGTATTCGGGCGATCGCCGGCCGGACATCGAGCAGGTCCGAGAGCAGCTCGCGGAGTACCGGCGCTTGATCGCGGAGACTGAGCGCGTGCTTCGGCGATATGGCGAGCTTGCGGGGACCGTTGATCACGTGGACATGCACGGCGCCGAATGGCAGCTGCAGCGCGATCCGGGGGAATCCGACGAAGACTACGCAGCGCGACGGTTGCTCTTCGGCGATGGAACCGGCCGGCTCTATCAACTGCGCCGGCGTGGCGGCGAGACCGACGACGCATACGTCGCGCGCGTGCAGAGCTTCGCGAAAGTCACTATCAAAATCATCGAGCGATCGCCGACGTTCGAGCAAGTCGGCTTCGTCGAGCAAGATCGCCGGCATCTCAAATCCGAGATCGCGGAGCTTCAGCGTAGGCTCGCGGACGCACGTGAGCAGCTGGCAAAAGCTGAGAAGTATCTCGCCGGCGGCGACGACGAGGACGGCGAATGAGGCTATGGATCGTGAGCGACCTGCATTGCGACAGCACGTTCTGGGTGCCTGACCGCATCCCGCCCCATCATGCAATGATCATCGCAGGCGACGTCGACAAGGCCGCCGCCGAGACCGAACAGACGTTGCTGATGCTGGCCAGATGGTCGCCGGCGCCGATCGTTTTCGTGCCCGGCAATCATGATGTGATGAGCGCCGGGTTGGATGCCTGGGATAGCGGAAACGGGGACCTTCTCGATCGTGGCATCCACGTGCTGTCGTCAGGTCAGACCGTCGTCATCGAAGGCGTTCGCTTCGTCGGCGCAACTCTGTGGACCGACTTCAGCCTTGCCGATGATGTCTTTGGGTCTGAAGCTTGGGCAGCGAAACACATGCCGGAATATCAGCGCGTCAAGAAACCGGACGGCACTGCCATCTGGCCAGCGGACACCCGGGCTGCCCACGCACAGCACCGCGCGACGATCGATGCCGCGCTGTCGCAGCCATTCGCCGGCCCGACCGTCGTGGTCACGCATCATGCCCCCAGCCGCCGATCCATCGCCGGCAGCGTCGAGGTCAGCGATGCCGCCTTTGCCTCCGATCTCGAGCCGATGATCATGCGACATCAGCCGACGCTCTGGGTGCATGGGCATGTCCACCAGCACCACGACTATCTGATTGGAAACACACGGATAATCGCGAACCCCAGAGGATATCAGGGGCCGGATCACGGCGAGGACAGTGGTTTCATCGAGGATTTGGTCGTCGAAGTCTGAGGGGTAGCGCGTTGAATTTGATAGCTAATTCAGGATGCGGGCGCGAAATGACCTGCTGGCGATCTGCGGGCAGGTCGGTAGCAGGTTAACGGCTTAATAACCTATTTTTGTGCATGTTCTGTTCTTGTCAGCGAGGTGGAAACCTGGCAACGTGACAAAAAAATACCCAGAGGGCGAAATGACCGATTCCATCTCCGAATTCTCGAGACTGCGTCAGCAGGTCGGCATCTCCCTTGAAGAGCTGGCTCCGATCGTAGGATTTTCGCTCTCGACAGTGTATCGTTGGGAGCGCGGACAGCAGGAGCCCCGGGCTGCGGCAATGGTCGTGTTGCAGGGCATGCTCGGTGCCCGGCCGCAGATCGTCAACAACGACCCCAAGTTTACCTTCATCGACCTTTTCGCCGGCATCGGCGGAATCCGTCGCGGCTTCGATCATATCGGCGGCAAGTGCGTGTTCACCAGCGAGTGGGACAAGTACAGCCAAGCGACCTACAAGGCCAACTATCGCAACGACGACCACGATGTCACCGGGGACATCACGAAAGTCGAGGCCGCCGACATTCCCGCGCATGACATCCTGCTGGCAGGCTTCCCTTGCCAGCCTTTCAGCATCGCCGGTGTTAGCAAGAAAAACGCGCTTGGCCGCGCTCATGGATTCGCCGACGAGACGCAGGGTACGCTGTTCTTCGACGTCGCGCGTATCATCGATCATCATCGCCCGAAGGCATTCGTCCTCGAGAACGTGAAAAACCTCGTCAATCACGACAAGGGGCGCACGTTCGAAATCATCATGGACACGTTGAAGAACAAGCTCGATTACGACGTCGTCGCCAAGGTCATTGACGCCAAGGGGTACGTGCCCCAGCACCGCGAGCGCATCTTCATCGTGGGCTTCCGCAAAGACCTGAAAGCTGGTTTCTCGTTCAACGATTTCGACATGGCCGATCCGTTCTCTGGCCCCAAGTTGAAGACGATCCTTCATCCCGAGGACGGCAGTGAAGGCCCCGACAAGCACTATACCGTGGGCAACATCGCGTCCGTCTCTGATCGCTACACGCTCACAGATCATCTCTGGCAGTACCTGCGGAATTATGCCGC includes the following:
- the dcm gene encoding DNA (cytosine-5-)-methyltransferase, producing MTDSISEFSRLRQQVGISLEELAPIVGFSLSTVYRWERGQQEPRAAAMVVLQGMLGARPQIVNNDPKFTFIDLFAGIGGIRRGFDHIGGKCVFTSEWDKYSQATYKANYRNDDHDVTGDITKVEAADIPAHDILLAGFPCQPFSIAGVSKKNALGRAHGFADETQGTLFFDVARIIDHHRPKAFVLENVKNLVNHDKGRTFEIIMDTLKNKLDYDVVAKVIDAKGYVPQHRERIFIVGFRKDLKAGFSFNDFDMADPFSGPKLKTILHPEDGSEGPDKHYTVGNIASVSDRYTLTDHLWQYLRNYAAKHQAAGNGFGYGLVGPNDVARTLSARYYKDGSEILIDRGAGKNPRRLTPRECARLMGFDEPGKAEFVIPVSDTQAYRQFGNSVAVPVVKAVASHMLPFIEKALATAATLEPMKLSA
- a CDS encoding DUF6634 family protein, with amino-acid sequence MDDLMKRLMSLAVLSGITPRPSERELDAAPVLSNWSLARVPGDAGLALVGSVVGHPRLGDRPAIVTSELIAFYPADGWARTRSRVYRLAPQDGGRDGHP
- a CDS encoding metallophosphoesterase; translation: MSDLHCDSTFWVPDRIPPHHAMIIAGDVDKAAAETEQTLLMLARWSPAPIVFVPGNHDVMSAGLDAWDSGNGDLLDRGIHVLSSGQTVVIEGVRFVGATLWTDFSLADDVFGSEAWAAKHMPEYQRVKKPDGTAIWPADTRAAHAQHRATIDAALSQPFAGPTVVVTHHAPSRRSIAGSVEVSDAAFASDLEPMIMRHQPTLWVHGHVHQHHDYLIGNTRIIANPRGYQGPDHGEDSGFIEDLVVEV
- a CDS encoding AAA family ATPase, with the translated sequence MSDDIRIDARSWAEFMLRDAAELRAYQSMVRDTGCSVNLRRALRALRDSVSLQTVAPVEQAARAVSDDDAITRMLVYRSCLRDEAARRELSKIAGETQYGHSSYMQAQRNAVSIGLVHSYSCRSMRDYHSRGRHWIASQAAVLEDLRLAALEAKAAELLGQLVGKTKSKMDEDREWIDRVIGEDRGEIAETLPPRETFGIVVVPALPEGGTSWRKEIVKSWHSLAGTRLPAVHRGDIAGHRRSLVERWPHADDLIDIILGDLAATPAVRFRPTLLVGSPGSGKSSFARAIFDTVGLPCELQSFAGLHDAALMGTSAQWSSARESAPLQLIKRSGKASVGIIWDEIEKASSDRRNGAPADALLPMLEVDQARAYRDLCLEVEVDLSLVSHFATANSLEGVPAPVRDRMRILTMPEPGWEHLGTLSRQIVDRIARERGVDSRWFAPLAEDEMDLVRQAWPGGSLRQLSRIITTLLDGRDRLIGRC